The window TGCTCGCGCTGGTGCCCACGCGCCGCATCGTGACGCTGACGGGCGCCTCCGGCGTCGGTAAAACGCGTCTGGCCATCGAAGCCGCGAGCCACCTCGGGCCGCAATTTCCCGACGGCGATTTCTGTGCGGCACTCGCTTCGCTCGCACAACCCGACCGCGTGGCCAACGCGATCGGTGCGGCCCTCGGCCTGGAGCCCGCCGGCGACCTGACCACCTCGGCCAATCTGGCCGCGCAGATCGGCGAGCGCCGCCTGCTGCTGATCGTGGATCACTGCGATCATCTGAGCGAAGCGGCGGCGGCCCTGATCGATACGCTGGTCGCCAACACCACGGGCTTGCATGTGATTGCAACCTGCGAGTCGCCGCTTTTCATCGGCGGCGAAGCGACGGTGCCGGTGGCCGCGTTGCGCGTGCCGCCCGAACAGACCGACGAGACGCCCGCCACGCTCGCCACTCTCGACTACGACGCGCTGCGGCTCCTCTTCACCCGGCTCGCGCACTGTCTGAAAGCGGCGGCATCGCACGCGCCGCTGGCCGACGTCAGCCAGCTCGCGCCGACCACCTTCGCGGCCGCCGCGCTGATTTGCCGGCGCGTCGACGGCGTGCCGTTCGCGCTCGAACTGGCGGCGGCGACCATCGCCGGCCAGGTGCGCAGCGGCATGCCGCCGGAAGATGCCATCGTGGCGTTCGCGCGCGAACTCGACACCGTCATGACCCATCGCAGCGGTGGCCGACGCATCGTGCTGCCGCGCGCGGCGATCGTCCACGTCATGCTCGATCTGTCGTACGCCGCGCTCGAAGCGCCGACTCGCACGATGCTGCGCCGGCTCGGCATTTTCGCCACGGCGTTTTCGCACGACGCCGCCTACGAAATGCTCAGCGCGTTCGGCAGCGATTACGGTCTCGAACCGCCCGAAGGACACCAGCTGGAACACCAGCTTCATACGTTGATGGACGCGGGGCTGGTCAATGCGGTCGATTGCGACGGCACGTTGCGGCTGCGCCTGCCGCCCGCCGTGCGCCGTTTCGCGCTCGACGCGCTGGAGCGCAATCGCGAAAGCGCCGAGGCCGGCCTGCATCATGCGCAGTTCGTCGCTCGCGACATGGCGCGCCGGTTCGGCGCGGGCGTCGCGATGGCCACCGCGCACAGCCGCTACGATATCGACGCGCTGCGCGCCGCGCTGGAGTGGGCCGTCTCCGTCGACAAGGTCGAGTTGTGCACCGAGTTGCTCGACAACACCGCGCCGATCTGGGCCGCGCTCGCGCTCGTCGACGAATACATCGGCTGGGTGCGTGCGGTGCTGGCGCGGGTGGACAGCGTGTCGATGCGGCGCATCCGCGACGAGATGCGGCTGCGCGCCGTGCTCGCGCGGGCGCTGACGCTCAAACGCAGCGCGTCGGCGGAGATCGTCGAGAGCTGGCAGCGCACCTACGACCTCGCCAACATCTGCGCCGATACGCCGTACCGGCTGCGCGCGCTGTTCTGCCTCGTGATGTGCGCGCTCGACGTCGGCGAGATCAAGCATTGCCGGTGGCTGTCCGGCCAGTTCAGCGAGATTGCGCCCATCGCGCACAGTCCGGTGGTGAGCATCAACGCGCGGCGCATCGAGGGCATCGTCACGGCGTATGGCGGCGACTTCGACACCGCGCTCCGCCTGCTCGCGCCGGTGGTCGGACTCAATGACGACGCCGACGGCGTCGATGAAGAGATGAGCCGCGAGGCCAATGCCGTCGCCACCAGTTATGGGCTGTCGCTGCATCTGGTGGCCCGGGCAATTCATGCCGTCACGCTGTGGCTGGTCGGCGAACCGCAGACGGCCGCCCCGCTGCGCGTCACGATCCGCGACCCCGCCGACGAGAGCGAGCCGCTCGCGTGTTGCATCGCGCTCAGCCTCGCCTGCGCGCTCGCCGCGCTCGACGACGACATCGCGCTGACCGAGTCCTGCGCCGCGGCACTCGTGACGCGGGCGCGCGCGGCGGGCGTCAAACGCTGGCTGCGCGTCGGACTCGATTTCCAGCTCTGGCTCGACGCCCGGCGCGGCGATGAAGAAGCGGCGCTGCGGCTGATCGGCGGCGCGGCGAAACGCATTGCGCGCGAACGCGTGCAGGTGCCCGACATCGCGTTCATCGCCACGCTGTTGCCGCGTATCGCGCTGCATGGCGCGCCCGAGTTCGCGGCGACGCTCGGCGCGACGTTGCGCGACGCCGTGACCCGCAGCGAGCGAACCGGCGAGCTTTGGTATGTGCCCGAGCTGTTGCGTCTGGAGGCCATGGTGCGTCTGCGTAGCGGCGACGATCCGGGCACCGTGCGGCCGCTGCTCGAACGCGCGCTGCAACGCGCGCGGCAGCACGGCGCGCAGCGGCTCGCGCTGCGTATCAGCGTCGATCTCGAAGCGCTGGAAGCCTCGGCTGGTGTGGGGCTGCTTCGCGTGCGGTGACGTTGCTTCGCTCGCTGCCTGGGGTGTCATCTGCGCTCTAGACCAGCGTTGGTCTCGAAGCGCTTGAGGCTTTGGCCGGCGTGAGGTGCTTCGCGTGCGGTGACGTCGCTTCGCCCTCTGCCTGGGGGTGTCATACGTGCTGCATACCGTGGGTTCAACTGCCGCTCGTTGAACGCCACTCGCCATGTCCGACATTCATGCCGTACCGCCGCGCGTGCCCCGCACGCCCGAAACCGAAGCAGCCGAAGCGACCGCAGCGCCGGTTCATCGGCCCGGCGAAGCGCCTGTCGCGACGCCCGCCGGCGCGCCGCAAGCGCGGCCACTGGTCGACGATACGCTGCTGGGCCGGCTCGGCAATACGCTATCGCGAACCGGTGCGCGGTTACGGGCAAGCAAGTTCGATGTCAGCACCGCCCTGTCGCAAGCGAGCCGGCACGGCAAGCCGTTCGCGCCGGCGGACTTCACGGCTAACGGCGAGCGGTATCCGGCTAAACCGGTGGCGGGGTCGAGCGCGGCGGCAACACCGTTGGCTAAGAGCGAACGGCAGAGCCGTCAGGCGCTTGGGAAGACGGCGCGTGCTTCGGGTGGCTCGGGTGGCTCGGGTGGTTCGGGTGCTTCGGCGGCGGCTTCTTCGGGTGCTTTGGCTTCTTCGTCTTCGGCTGCTTCGGCTTCATCCATCGCGGCGGCCGCGCACGGCGCTACGCCTGCCGCCGCACACGAGCAACCCGCATCGACGATCCCGCTCGACGCCATGGCCAGCGAAGCCGCGTTGCGCGAGTACGTCGGCCATCAGCTCCCCGCGCCTGCGAACGATCTGCTCGCGCAGGCCACGCTGTCGCATCGCCTGAGCGCATTAGGCGGCCCCGACGCCGCGTTGCCGGCGAGTCGCGGCGCGCTCGTCGCCCAAGCCTTGCACGGCGCGACGATCGGCGACTCGCGCAGCGCCAACGACGTGCTCGACGCGCTCGACCACCTCGACTTCGCGCAGATGCACACCGCCCGCTCGAGCACACCGGCCGAAGCCGGCGCATGGCAGGTCGCGCGCACGCTGGCGCGCACCGATGCCGGTTTCGAAGCGCTCAACCAGTTGCGTCATGGCGGCCAGCCGCCGCCCGGCACCGCGTCGACCCAGCTCGCGCAACGCATGATGCTGCAAGCCGCCGACGCGCTCGATCCGCCACTCCACGGCGCGGGGCCCGCGCAGGATCCGGCGCCCGCGGCGGTCGCCGCACGCGCCGCGCCGGCAGCGGGCACGCCCGTCAGCGATGCCCCGCTCGCCTGGCAAGCCTACGACGCGGCCGCGACACTGACCACGCAAGGGCGCGGCGCGTTGAACGCCGATCAGAAAGGCGCGTTCTTCGCATGGCGTCAGAACTTCCGCGAGGACGGACGCGGCAGCGATTTGTCGCAGGCACGCGAGCGTCTGAACAAGTTCTCGGCGAAGACGATCGACCGCGTCGGCGAAAACCGCTGGAAGAGTTTCTTCCCTCGCCTCGTCGGCAAACGCAGTTCGCCGCTGTCGGCGCTGCGCTTCGGCACGCAAGGCGTGCCGCGCAAGACCGTCGGTGCCGAACAGGCCAAACTCGAAGACGGCATGCGCCAGGCGTTGGCGCCGTTGTGCGAGCGCCCGGAAATGCGCGCCGCGGCGGCGTTGTCGCACGCGCGTCCGGAGCAGTCGATCGCCGAACTCGCCGCGCTGCATGTCTGGCTAGAAGCTGGCGGCTTTCCGAACGGCCGGCTCGACGCCGGCCAGTTGCATCAGGTCACCGAACGCGCGCAGCAGTTGTGCGCGGAACTGCAGCCGCGCGATGTCGGTTCGCCAGCCACGCTCGACCGCCTGCGCGCCGAGACCACGCGTTGGGCCAACACCGACCCGCACACGCTCGCGCGCAGCAAGCCGTTCAAATCGATCGCGAAACAGCCGTTCAATCTGGAACGGCTCGCGTCATGGGGCAAGGTCGCCAAGGTCCCCGCCGATTCGCCGTTCTGGACCCAGGTGTCGTCGCTGAAGGATCGGGCGCGGCCGCCTACCCCGACCGCCGATGCGGAGAGCGCCGGCGCGGTCCGGCAAACGCTCAAGGACGTCGCGCACGATCTGCAATCGAGTTCGCGGCTGCGTCTGACCGACGGCAACCGCATCGGCGTCAGCACGCGCGGGTTGTCGGCGAATCTCAGCAAAGTCTTGCATGCGGGCGCCGTGCCGATTGCGCCGCGCCTCGATCTGCGCGCGTCGAAAACGCGTGAAGCCGTGGTCGAATTGAGTCGCGGCACGCATGGCGTCGAGATGTTCGTCGGCACCGCCAAAACGCAGGTGCGGCATGCGGGCGTCGGCTTGCTGGTCGGCTATGACGTCGACGTCGGCCTGACCCAGATGCGCGCGGGACTGACCACCCAGGCCGTGCTGCATTCGCAGGAGTTGTCCGAGCCGAGCGGCGTGTCGCTGCGCGTGGCACGGCGCGTCAATCAGAACGGCACCGGCTATGACGACGGCGCGATGCGCGAGAAACTCGAAGGCGTTATCGATCACGTTTTCGACGAGACGACCCAGACGCACGGGGCGAATTCGGGCGGCGCGCGCGGCACCTGGAACCGACTCGCCGAGCACTATTTCGACGATCCCGACGTGTCCGTCAGTTGGACCGATACGGTGGCGCGCACGGTCAAGCGCGGGGCCTCCGCCGACGTGGGCGTGTCGGTGAGCGTGCCCAAGGTCGGCTCGCCGTTTCGCGCGGGCGCCGCGCTCGGCATCGGCTATGAAAAGACCGCGAAACAGACACTCGATTCGAACGAACAAAGCGGCCGCGTGCAAGTCGAGCAGCATCGGGTGGGCGCCGGCTCGCGGCTGATCGGACGCTTGAGCGGGACGCTCAGTGCGACGCAATCGGTTGGCGCGCACGATTCGAGCGTGGGCGTGGGCCTCGTTTCGCTCGATGCGCCGTCAGCTAGCATGACCTTCGCCGACGACAGCCATCTCGCCAAGGTGCAGCTCGTGCGCGAGAACGGCGCGCTGATGCATCGCGCGTGTCTGTTCGACACCGAGTATTCCAGCGCCGAGACCTACACGCGCGCGGTCGATGCGAGTCGTGATCAGTGGGTCGATCTTTTTGCAGAGCAGGCGCTGGCGGAGCAGGATGCCGAGCGTCAGGACGCGCGGTTGAACGGTCGGCCAGCGCCGCAGCAACCGCCGGCGCGTGCGGTTGCAGAGGAACGGCTTGATCGGCATCTCGGTGATGTGAAGGCGAATCGGCGGCCGAATCAGACTTACTTCCATCGGTATCGGCTCAAGCGGGGTGTGGCCAAACAACTCGATTTGCTGGCGGCGATGTCGAAGCAGTTGCCGCCGGCGGAGACGGCGGCGGGACATCAGCAGATCGATGCGAAGGTAGATGGGATTCTGAACGATCCCGCTTCGTGGATGCCGATTGAGTTGAAGGTTAAAGAACGGACGACGAGCACGCGGAGTCCGGGGTTTAACTTCGCATTGCAGTTGAATACGCAGACGAGTGCGACGGGGGATCGGGAGTTGTTTGCGGAGAGTATTCCGTTTGCGTTGGTGGATCGGTTGGATGGGTAGCTGGGACGGTGCGATCCACGCTAATGCCGCCGCGCTTGCTGACGGGGACCCGTGGCGGCAGAATACAGCGTAAATTGAAACCACCGACTCGGGAGGGCAGATGGCAGGAAGACGTAATCACCGCCAACGCAAAAAATTGCGAATTGGCGAATATCAGGAACTGGGCTTCGAAGTGTCAGCGCAGTTCACGCATCCGCTTGAAACCGATCAGCGTGACGCGCTTCTTGATGCATTTCTGGCGGAGTGCATCGAGGCCAACGGCATGCTATTCGGCGGAGGCATGAACGACAGCCTGGGTGGCTTCATCGTGGATAATTCCGCTCGAGGATCGGCCACCGACGACCAGCGTGAACATGTACGCCACTGGCTAGAAGGAAGAGAGGAATTTGCCAGCGTTGAGGTGGCACCGCTTAGGGACGCCTGGTACGGGTACGATTGATAGGACTCATGGCGCGTGGTTTTCCACACGCGTCTTTATGGTCTTTCGGACCGACGCCTGGGTGACGGATCGTTTGACCATGGGTAAGCGAATAATGCCGTGGCGCCAAGCGCCGACGCGCCGTCTCACTTGCGCATGTATCGCGCTCCGATCGCACCGCCCCAATACATTTTCCCGTCCTTCTCCATCGACCACGGGTTCGAATGCTCGCGGTGACTACGCGCGACGTAGCCCTCGGCCTCGGACTTAAGCCGTGCGCGCTCTTCACAACGATGGCGCCGATGCCACTGAGCCTTGCCGGCTGATTCGCTCTCTGCGGTGGTTATGCCCATGATGGGATTCTTTCTCCTGCTGCGACTCATTTTGCACCTCAGTTTTGATAGCTGAACGTGCAAAAGCCCGCACGCGGCGGGCTAAATGAGATTCGAGAGTGCTTCTGCCGGTCGCCATTGTCCGGGACTTGGAGCCTGGCACACTCAGGCAGGCTCGGGATCAGTGAGAAGCCTGCCGCGCTCTGAGGTGTCGAATCAGAGTTGACGCCACCCAGACGACAATCGCCGCGATGATAAAGCTCGCGGTAAGCAATACGCCCAACAACACGTTTTCCTCACCCTCGGTGCCGGCTGTTCGGAACAGCTGGAACAACGGCGCCAATGCCGTCCACGCCGCATCGCTACCGACCCAGCGCGCCAGAGGGCCAACCTGCGAAAGACCGATGAATACGAGCGGGGTAAGCAAGGCAGCGAGAGCCATGCGCAAGATGCTTTTCATCGCACTTCCACCGTTCCGTAGTACGGGATATCCGTACCGGGGATCATCGTAGCCGGTTGAGATAGCAGGTAGCCTCGCAGGCGATCAAACTGCGCCTGCGATGTGAGCGTGATGCATCCATCGCTGACATTCCAGCGGCCGGTAGGATGCAACCGGAAATTGCCGCGCCTCACGCCGTTGACGAACGTCCAATCGTCAATCTTGCCGTCGGCGCTGTACAGCGCGAACCAGGTGGCGCGCTCACTCTTAGACCAGATATCGAGCGAAGTCACGCAGCCGTCCAAGCCGGCCGCCGGGTTCGCGCGTGATGATGTAGTAGCGTCCCTTCGGAATTGGTCCTGCTCCGACAACTGCGGTATCAGAGGGATTGTCGATGTGTTGACTATTGCCTGAAAACGCAGCCACTCCTCCGAAACCAGAGCAGACTAGAGCGGACACTTTCTGATTGTTAAGCGTGAAATAGCAGGATGCAGGCATTACCAAGCCCTCAATTGCGATAGACGACGGTAATGTATGACGAAATAGATCGCGCAGGCAACGCAGGAAGTTGAACAGCAGTGAAGTTATGCGGACTGGCTGCGAACAGCCCAGCGCTGTCCCACCGACTGTCCTCACATAACAGAATCGTCCCAAAAGCTGCCCACCCTGACGGGTGTCAATAGGAAACGTTGAGCAACGATGGGAGTTAAACCTGGTTAAACCCTGAACGCAGAGGGTTTCTTGCCAACTACGGGAAAAGCTGGGAGAACCCATGGTACCGGGGACCGGACTTGAACCGGCAAGCCGTGAGGCGGCGGATTTTAAGTCCGCTATGTTTACCAATTTCATCACCCCGGCAGGGTGTTGAATCTTACGTGGACGCGAATTCTACCATTGCCTGGCGAGCGCACCAAACCGGCGCAATCCGGAGGTCCACCCGCCCATCCCCGCCCCCGCCGCGCTGAATTTCGAAGTCATCCGCAAGTCACAAAGCTTCCCGATAATCCGCTCACGAAAACGTTTACAACCCGACGTTTACAACCGAGCGGAACCCCATGACCCCGACGATCAAAGATGTCGCCGCGCACGCTGGCTTCTCCATCGCCACGGTCTCGCGCGCGATCAACGCGCCGCACACCGTGAACCCCGTCACGCTCGACAAAGTGCGTCAATCGATCGACGCCCTCAACTTTCGCCCCAGCCCGCTGGGCCGGCAACTGCGCGGCGAGCGCACGCGTCTGATCGGCGTGATTCTGCCGACGCTCGCCAACCCCGTGTTCGCCGAATGCCTGCAAGGCATCGACGAACTCGCGTCGGCGCAGGGCTACCGGCTCATGCTGATGACCACCCAGTACGACGCCGACCGCGAACGTCACGCGATCGAAACGCTGCGCGAACATCGCGTGGAAGGCCTGATCCTGACGGTGTCCGACGCCGACACGCACCCGCTGCTGGACGAACTCGACCGCGACGGCCTGCTTTACGTGCTGATGCATAACGACACGGTGCGTCGCCCGTCGGTGTCGGTCGACAACCGTCTCGCCGCCTACGACGGCGTACGCATGCTGATCGCGCACGGCCATCGCCGCATCCTGATGCTGGCCGGTTCGCTGGCCGCGTCCGATCGTGCCCGTCAGCGGCATCTGGGTTACTCGCAAGCCATGCAGCAGGCCGGCCTCACCCCGGCGCCCGCGCTCGAAGTCGATTTCAACGCCGACGAGCTGTCGCCGTCGGTGCTCGCGCATCTGACCAGCGGGCCGAATCGCCCGAGCGCGCTGTTCTGCAGCAACGACCTGCTCGCGATGGTGGTCATGCGCGGCCTGCGCCGCGCGCGTCTGCAAATTCCGCACGACATGTCGATTCTCGGTTTCGACGGCCTCGCCGTGGGCGATCTGCTGTCGCCGCCGCTCGCCAGCATCTGCGCGCCGAATCGCGAAATCGGCTGCGCGGCGTGGCAGCGTTTGCTGGCGCGCGTCGGCGGTACGTACGAAGCGTTGAACGAAACCTCGCTGACGCTGACCTTGCCGCACAGCTTGCGCCAGGGCGCGACCATCGCGGCGATATCGAATCGCGATGCCACGTCGCCGCCGCATGCATCGGCGGCGACCACGGAAAAACCGTTCGCCTGACCCGTCCTTCGACTCACGCACCTCGACCCCGAACCACCCGCTCTCGTCCTCTCCAGGAGACCCGCAGTGATCCGCTCGCCCGCCCGCTTCGCTTCACCGCTTAAGTCGCTTAAGTCGCTTAAGTCACCCCAGTCACTCCAGTCACGCCCGTCGCTCAAGCCGCTCTGGTCCCGCCTCGCGCGCGCCAGCGCCGCCGCGCTCGCCGCCGGCGCGGTCATCAGCACCGCCCTGGGCGCGCTCGCCCCGCAAGCAGCCTACGCCGACGAAACCGCGATCTGCTACAACTGCCCGCCCGAATGGGCCGACTGGGCCAGCCAGATCAAGGCGATCCAGCAAAAGACCGGCATCCGCGTGCCGTTCGACAACAAGAACTCCGGCCAGTCGATCGCGCAACTGATGGCCGAGCAGAAGAGCCCGGTCGCCGACGTGGTGTACCTGGGCGTGTCGTCGGCATTCCAGGCGAAGGACAAAGGCGTGATCCAGCCGTACAAGCCGGCGCACTGGGACGACATTCCCGCCAACGAGAAAGACCCGCAAGGCTACTGGTTCGCGATCCACTCGGGCACGCTGGGCTTCTTCGTCAATAAGGACGCGCTCGAAGGCAAGCCGGTGCCGCGTTCGTGGGCCGACCTGCTCAAGCCTGAATACAAAGGCATGATCGGCTACCTCGATCCGTCGAGCGCGTTCGTCGGCTATGCGGGTGCGGTGGCGGTGAACCAGGCGCTCGGCGGCACGCTCGACAACTTCGAACCGGGCCTCGACTGGTTCCGCAAGCTGAAGGCCAACGCGCCGATCGTGCCGAAGCAAACCGCCTACGCGCGCGTAATGTCCGGTGAAATTCCGATCCTGCTCGACTACGACTTCGACGCCTACCGCGCCAAGTACAAGGATCACGCGAACGTCGAATTCGTGATTCCGAAGGAAGGCACGATCTCGGTGCCGTACGTGATGAGTCTGGTGAAGGGCGCGCCGCACGAAGCGAACGGCAAGAAGGTGCTTGATTTCGTGCTCTCCGACGAAGGCCAGAAGCTGTGGGCCGAGGCTTATCTGCGTCCGGTCCGCGCCAGCGCGATGAGCCCGGAAATGGCCGCCAAATTCCTGCCGGCCGCCGACTACGCACGCGCCAAGCCGGTGGATTTCGGCAAGATGGCGGAGAAGCAATCGAGCTTCGGCGAGCGTTATCTCCAGGTGATGCATTGAACGACATTACGTTCCCACTGCGCTGGCGCATTGCGTTGATCGCGCCGGCGCTGGCGGTGTTCATCGCGTTCTGGCTGTTGCCGATGGGTGCGCTTGCACAACTGAGCGGCGACGGCCACGCCTTCGCCACCTATCGCGCGATGCTGACCAATCCGCGCTACATGTCGAGCCTCGGCGCGACCGTGCTGCTCTCGGCGGCGGTCACGGCGGCGACGCTCGTGCTGTCCGTGATCGCCGGCTTGCTGCTGGCGCGCCGCGAGTTTCCGCTCAAGCGCACGCTGCTCGCGCTGCTCACCTTTCCGCTGGCGTTTCCCGGCGTGGTGGTCGGCTTCATGGTGATCATGCTGGCGGGACGCCAGGGGCTGATCGGCGCGCTCTCGCTCAAACTCACCGGCGACCGCTGGGTGTTCGCGTATTCGATGAGCGGCCTGTTTCTCGGCTACCTGTACTTCTCGATTCCGCGCGTGATCGTCACGGTCATGGCGTCGGCCACCAAGCTCGACGCGTCGCTCGAAGAAGCCGCGCGTTCGCTCGGCGCGTCGCCGTGGCGGATTACGCGCGACATCGTGCTGCCCGCGTTGTCGCCGGGTCTGATCGCGGCGGGCGCGGTGTGTTTCGCGACCTCGATGGGCGCGTTCGGCACGGCCTTCACGCTCGCCACCGACATCGACGTGCTGCCCATGACCATCTACACCGAGTTCACACTGAACGCGAACATGGTGACGGCGGCCGGCCTCTCGATCGTGCTCGGCATCGTCACGTGGGCGGTGCTGGCTTTCGCGCGCAGCGTGAGCGGTTCGGCCGTGGCGGCAAGCGCATGAGCGGCATCGTCAAACCCGGGGCAACCCGACAACCGGACCCCGCGTCTTCGATGAACACCCTTCACGCTCCTTTTCAGCCGGCCGCGAAGCCACGCTCGCGGTTCAAGCTGCCGACGTCGAGAAGCTGGCTCGCGGCCGGCCAATGGCTCGTCACGCTGCTGCTGTGCGCGTTTCTGATCGTGCCGGTCGTCATGTCGATCATGGCCGGGCTGACGGTCAACTACTTCAAAGGCGTGTCGAGCGGACTGACGCTGCGCTGGCTCGTCGAAGTGTGGACGCAGTATCATGACTCGGTGTTCCTGTCGCTCGAAGTCGCGGCGGCGACCTTGTTCATCACGCTGCTCACCGGCGTGCCCGCGGGTTACGTGCTCGCGCGCAGCAAGACGCGGCTGTCGCGCGTCATCGAAGAATTTCTGGTGCTGCCGATCGCGCTGCCCGGGCTCGCGTCCGCGCTCGCGCTGCTGGTGGTCTACGGCGGCTTCACGATGTTCCGCATGAGCGTGGCCTTTATCGTGGTGGGGCATGTGGTGTTCACGCTGCCCTTCATGGTGCGCGCGGTCGCCGCGGTCTGTGCGAGCAGCGATCTGCGCACGCTCGAAGAAGG is drawn from Burkholderia sp. 9120 and contains these coding sequences:
- a CDS encoding ABC transporter permease → MNTLHAPFQPAAKPRSRFKLPTSRSWLAAGQWLVTLLLCAFLIVPVVMSIMAGLTVNYFKGVSSGLTLRWLVEVWTQYHDSVFLSLEVAAATLFITLLTGVPAGYVLARSKTRLSRVIEEFLVLPIALPGLASALALLVVYGGFTMFRMSVAFIVVGHVVFTLPFMVRAVAAVCASSDLRTLEEGAASLGASFWQRFVTVVLPNARPGIVAGALAVVTLSIGEFNLTWMLHTPDTKTLPVGLADTYASLRIEIGSAYTILFFIMTMPLLVAMQWLGVDSTGQRSAAKKRSAASASKSIIKSTPTSTP
- a CDS encoding LacI family DNA-binding transcriptional regulator, which codes for MTPTIKDVAAHAGFSIATVSRAINAPHTVNPVTLDKVRQSIDALNFRPSPLGRQLRGERTRLIGVILPTLANPVFAECLQGIDELASAQGYRLMLMTTQYDADRERHAIETLREHRVEGLILTVSDADTHPLLDELDRDGLLYVLMHNDTVRRPSVSVDNRLAAYDGVRMLIAHGHRRILMLAGSLAASDRARQRHLGYSQAMQQAGLTPAPALEVDFNADELSPSVLAHLTSGPNRPSALFCSNDLLAMVVMRGLRRARLQIPHDMSILGFDGLAVGDLLSPPLASICAPNREIGCAAWQRLLARVGGTYEALNETSLTLTLPHSLRQGATIAAISNRDATSPPHASAATTEKPFA
- a CDS encoding ABC transporter substrate-binding protein codes for the protein MSTALGALAPQAAYADETAICYNCPPEWADWASQIKAIQQKTGIRVPFDNKNSGQSIAQLMAEQKSPVADVVYLGVSSAFQAKDKGVIQPYKPAHWDDIPANEKDPQGYWFAIHSGTLGFFVNKDALEGKPVPRSWADLLKPEYKGMIGYLDPSSAFVGYAGAVAVNQALGGTLDNFEPGLDWFRKLKANAPIVPKQTAYARVMSGEIPILLDYDFDAYRAKYKDHANVEFVIPKEGTISVPYVMSLVKGAPHEANGKKVLDFVLSDEGQKLWAEAYLRPVRASAMSPEMAAKFLPAADYARAKPVDFGKMAEKQSSFGERYLQVMH
- a CDS encoding YggL family protein — encoded protein: MAGRRNHRQRKKLRIGEYQELGFEVSAQFTHPLETDQRDALLDAFLAECIEANGMLFGGGMNDSLGGFIVDNSARGSATDDQREHVRHWLEGREEFASVEVAPLRDAWYGYD
- a CDS encoding winged helix-turn-helix domain-containing protein encodes the protein MSLPRLTGQVIAFSRFWLARDVGLLISDGAVIELGARPFAMLAALLEARGRVVSTVELRELVWPGSTIDANTVQAQISAIRRALDDARDLIVTVAGRGYRFAGEIRVLDTPDAGLDLAAANAGSIAASLANSFAASEAAGPSATATLASSSASTYGATFGAAGSGFSSGFSYGAQFGARFGARFGAPLGTPLGARSASAPAAAWDAPLASRLATASATPSTPAFPALMPTSASASLRSQSIDPSPFIGRHAELSELLALVPTRRIVTLTGASGVGKTRLAIEAASHLGPQFPDGDFCAALASLAQPDRVANAIGAALGLEPAGDLTTSANLAAQIGERRLLLIVDHCDHLSEAAAALIDTLVANTTGLHVIATCESPLFIGGEATVPVAALRVPPEQTDETPATLATLDYDALRLLFTRLAHCLKAAASHAPLADVSQLAPTTFAAAALICRRVDGVPFALELAAATIAGQVRSGMPPEDAIVAFARELDTVMTHRSGGRRIVLPRAAIVHVMLDLSYAALEAPTRTMLRRLGIFATAFSHDAAYEMLSAFGSDYGLEPPEGHQLEHQLHTLMDAGLVNAVDCDGTLRLRLPPAVRRFALDALERNRESAEAGLHHAQFVARDMARRFGAGVAMATAHSRYDIDALRAALEWAVSVDKVELCTELLDNTAPIWAALALVDEYIGWVRAVLARVDSVSMRRIRDEMRLRAVLARALTLKRSASAEIVESWQRTYDLANICADTPYRLRALFCLVMCALDVGEIKHCRWLSGQFSEIAPIAHSPVVSINARRIEGIVTAYGGDFDTALRLLAPVVGLNDDADGVDEEMSREANAVATSYGLSLHLVARAIHAVTLWLVGEPQTAAPLRVTIRDPADESEPLACCIALSLACALAALDDDIALTESCAAALVTRARAAGVKRWLRVGLDFQLWLDARRGDEEAALRLIGGAAKRIARERVQVPDIAFIATLLPRIALHGAPEFAATLGATLRDAVTRSERTGELWYVPELLRLEAMVRLRSGDDPGTVRPLLERALQRARQHGAQRLALRISVDLEALEASAGVGLLRVR
- a CDS encoding ABC transporter permease; amino-acid sequence: MNDITFPLRWRIALIAPALAVFIAFWLLPMGALAQLSGDGHAFATYRAMLTNPRYMSSLGATVLLSAAVTAATLVLSVIAGLLLARREFPLKRTLLALLTFPLAFPGVVVGFMVIMLAGRQGLIGALSLKLTGDRWVFAYSMSGLFLGYLYFSIPRVIVTVMASATKLDASLEEAARSLGASPWRITRDIVLPALSPGLIAAGAVCFATSMGAFGTAFTLATDIDVLPMTIYTEFTLNANMVTAAGLSIVLGIVTWAVLAFARSVSGSAVAASA